A single Silvibacterium dinghuense DNA region contains:
- a CDS encoding alginate lyase family protein, giving the protein MAQTDRNRILRAARQYLPQRIETITAVPAPPGSPGGLHDFYSQADYFWPDPKNPDGPYINRDGQSNPLNFNNHRAVMIQLSVRMPALTAAWLLTGDSQYAQQAGNYLRAWFVTTATRMNPNLQFAQAVKGVSTGRSYGIIDTLHLVEVARAASFLGRETFSPAEIESVKQWFREYLAWLKTSAPGQKERDALNNHATCWALQASEFARLIGDEETRDEIRRWFAGTLLTSQLAEDGSFPKELTRTKPYSYSIFNFDVMAGLAQSLKGSGMDLTTFSLPDGRGLCRAAAFLYPYLKDKSKWPYSKDVEHFDTLPVRSPGLLFAGLACRRAEYIALWKTLNPDPTDNEIIRNYPIRQPLLWV; this is encoded by the coding sequence GTGGCGCAGACCGACCGGAACCGAATTCTGCGTGCCGCCCGGCAATATCTTCCCCAGCGAATAGAAACGATTACTGCTGTTCCGGCACCCCCTGGCAGCCCGGGTGGACTGCATGACTTCTATTCACAAGCCGACTACTTCTGGCCCGATCCTAAAAATCCGGACGGCCCTTATATCAATCGCGATGGCCAGAGTAATCCGCTGAACTTCAACAACCATCGCGCCGTGATGATCCAGCTTTCTGTACGGATGCCGGCACTGACCGCAGCCTGGCTTCTCACCGGCGATTCCCAATATGCTCAGCAAGCGGGTAACTATCTGCGCGCGTGGTTCGTGACCACAGCCACGCGCATGAATCCCAACCTGCAATTCGCCCAGGCAGTAAAAGGAGTTTCCACCGGCCGCAGCTACGGCATCATCGATACGCTTCACCTGGTAGAAGTGGCACGCGCGGCCAGCTTCCTGGGGAGGGAGACATTCTCTCCAGCTGAGATAGAGAGCGTGAAGCAGTGGTTTCGGGAATATCTGGCGTGGCTCAAGACCAGCGCGCCGGGGCAAAAAGAACGGGACGCACTCAATAACCATGCTACCTGCTGGGCGCTGCAGGCTTCAGAATTTGCTCGGCTCATCGGCGATGAAGAAACCCGCGATGAGATCCGGAGATGGTTTGCTGGAACTCTGCTCACGAGCCAGTTGGCCGAAGATGGATCTTTTCCCAAAGAGCTTACGCGGACCAAGCCATACAGCTACTCGATCTTCAACTTCGATGTCATGGCCGGTCTGGCGCAGTCGCTGAAAGGCTCAGGGATGGATCTCACCACATTTTCCCTGCCGGATGGCCGCGGACTGTGCAGGGCAGCGGCATTCCTCTATCCGTATCTCAAAGACAAGTCGAAGTGGCCGTACAGCAAAGATGTAGAGCATTTCGACACCTTGCCCGTGCGATCGCCCGGGTTACTTTTCGCCGGCCTGGCTTGCCGGCGCGCAGAGTATATTGCGCTCTGGAAGACACTGAATCCTGATCCGACAGATAACGAGATTATTCGCAACTACCCCATCCGCCAGCCGCTCTTGTGGGTCTAA